From a region of the Trichocoleus sp. FACHB-46 genome:
- a CDS encoding Re/Si-specific NAD(P)(+) transhydrogenase subunit alpha: MKIAVAKESEVGERRVALIPDTVARLVKQGIEVLVEAGAGERACFSDATYEAAGAKIVSDTATLWGEADVLLKVSPLQERGDGQHEADLLHEGQVVIGFLDPLGTPTLAQRLAERKITAFSMEMIPRTTRAQSMDALSSQASVAGYKAVLIAAAAMPKYFPMLTTAAGTIPPAKVFIMGAGVAGLQAIATARRLGAVVEAFDIRPAVKEEVQSLGAKFIEVPIEEDTVAAGGYAKEISEAAKQRSREVVAEHVKTADAVITTAQVPGRKAPLLVTEEMVAQMKPGSVIVDLAAEQGGNCACTKPGKDVLVNGVTVIGPINLPSSVPIHASQMYAKNVLTLVQYLVTDQALNLNFADDIIDAACITHAGEIRNQRIKDALAANNEQVMERSH, from the coding sequence ATGAAAATAGCGGTTGCTAAAGAAAGTGAAGTCGGTGAGCGTCGGGTTGCCCTGATCCCGGATACGGTGGCTCGTTTAGTGAAGCAGGGAATAGAAGTCTTGGTAGAAGCGGGTGCTGGGGAACGAGCTTGTTTCTCGGATGCTACCTACGAAGCCGCTGGAGCCAAAATTGTGAGCGATACAGCGACTCTCTGGGGAGAAGCTGACGTGCTGCTGAAAGTGTCGCCTCTCCAAGAGCGAGGAGACGGGCAGCATGAAGCCGATTTGCTGCACGAAGGCCAAGTGGTAATTGGTTTCCTCGATCCCTTAGGCACTCCAACTTTGGCTCAGCGTTTGGCAGAGCGCAAGATTACTGCTTTCAGTATGGAGATGATTCCACGCACCACGCGAGCGCAAAGTATGGATGCTTTGTCGTCTCAAGCCAGCGTTGCGGGTTATAAAGCTGTTCTAATTGCTGCGGCAGCAATGCCTAAATACTTCCCGATGTTGACGACAGCAGCGGGCACAATTCCGCCTGCCAAAGTATTCATCATGGGGGCTGGTGTGGCAGGTCTGCAAGCGATCGCCACTGCTCGCCGCCTAGGTGCTGTGGTAGAAGCATTTGACATTCGTCCTGCGGTTAAGGAAGAAGTGCAAAGCTTGGGCGCGAAATTTATCGAAGTCCCGATCGAAGAAGATACGGTAGCGGCAGGCGGATACGCCAAAGAAATTTCTGAGGCTGCTAAACAGCGATCGCGTGAAGTAGTCGCTGAGCATGTCAAGACCGCTGATGCTGTGATCACCACGGCTCAGGTTCCTGGCAGAAAAGCACCTCTGCTTGTTACCGAAGAAATGGTAGCTCAAATGAAACCAGGCTCGGTGATCGTCGATTTAGCGGCGGAGCAAGGCGGCAACTGTGCCTGTACGAAGCCAGGAAAGGACGTACTGGTCAATGGTGTGACTGTAATTGGCCCCATCAACCTGCCTTCCTCGGTTCCCATCCATGCTAGCCAAATGTACGCCAAGAACGTTTTGACCTTGGTGCAGTATTTAGTGACAGACCAGGCACTGAATCTGAACTTTGCTGATGACATTATTGATGCGGCTTGCATTACCCATGCGGGAGAAATCCGCAACCAACGGATTAAAGATGCCTTGGCCGCAAACAACGAACAAGTAATGGAAAGGAGCCACTAA
- a CDS encoding glycoside hydrolase 100 family protein, translating to MSKATLDQQAAPQVAKSALEKQAWEALEQSIIYYQDRPVGTVAARDPELTALNYDQCFIRDFVSSALVFLIRGRTDIVRNFLEETLKLQPKKRQFDCSKPGRGLMPASFKVESSHGHERLKADFGEHAIARVAPVDSCLWWLILLRAYFKATHDEELINRDDFQQGIRLIVELCLVARFDMYPTLLVPDGACMIDRRMGLYGHPLEIQSLFYAALRSAQELLLPTKHNRYFVDAVNSRLEPVTKHIRENYWLDTHRLNVIYRYKVEEYGEQALNQFNIYSDSIPFYQLTEWLPPEGGYLAGNLGPSQIDCRFFAVGNLMAVLSSLSSKEQSQGILQLIESRWEDLVGDMPMKLCYPALEDQGWKILTGCDPKNRPWSYHNGGSWPVLLWMLAAAAQKTGRPEIGKQALKIAERRLVEDEWPEYYDGKNGRLVGKEARRYQTWTIAGYLLAKELIQKPSNLSLICFEDLGII from the coding sequence TTGAGCAAAGCAACTTTAGACCAACAAGCAGCACCCCAAGTGGCCAAGTCAGCACTCGAAAAACAGGCATGGGAAGCCCTAGAACAATCCATTATTTATTACCAAGACCGTCCTGTAGGCACAGTGGCGGCCCGCGATCCAGAATTAACAGCCCTTAACTACGACCAGTGCTTTATTCGTGACTTTGTTTCTTCCGCCCTCGTCTTCCTGATCAGGGGCAGAACCGACATTGTTCGCAACTTCCTAGAAGAAACCCTCAAGCTGCAACCTAAGAAACGCCAGTTTGACTGCTCCAAGCCAGGCCGTGGTTTGATGCCAGCTAGCTTCAAGGTTGAGTCGTCTCACGGGCACGAACGGCTCAAGGCAGATTTTGGGGAACATGCGATCGCGAGAGTTGCACCCGTTGACTCCTGCCTCTGGTGGCTAATTTTGCTCCGGGCTTACTTCAAAGCCACTCACGACGAAGAATTAATTAACCGGGATGACTTCCAGCAAGGAATTCGGCTGATTGTCGAGCTTTGCCTGGTGGCGCGGTTCGATATGTACCCCACCCTGTTGGTTCCCGACGGCGCTTGCATGATTGACCGTCGGATGGGGCTTTATGGTCACCCGCTAGAAATTCAATCTCTGTTTTACGCCGCGTTGCGTTCTGCTCAAGAGTTGTTGCTGCCCACCAAGCACAATCGCTATTTCGTCGATGCTGTCAATTCTCGCTTAGAGCCAGTCACGAAGCACATCCGCGAAAACTATTGGCTCGATACCCACCGTCTCAACGTCATCTACCGCTACAAAGTGGAAGAGTACGGCGAGCAAGCACTCAACCAGTTCAATATTTATTCTGATTCAATTCCGTTTTATCAACTCACTGAGTGGCTGCCTCCAGAAGGCGGCTACTTAGCGGGTAACTTAGGGCCATCCCAAATTGACTGCCGTTTCTTTGCCGTGGGCAACCTGATGGCTGTGCTGTCTAGCCTGTCGAGTAAGGAGCAGTCCCAAGGAATTTTGCAACTGATTGAGTCTCGCTGGGAAGACCTAGTGGGTGACATGCCAATGAAACTTTGTTACCCGGCGCTGGAGGACCAAGGTTGGAAAATCTTGACTGGTTGTGACCCCAAGAATCGGCCTTGGTCTTATCACAACGGTGGCAGTTGGCCCGTTTTACTTTGGATGCTGGCCGCAGCAGCTCAGAAAACAGGTCGGCCAGAAATTGGTAAGCAAGCCCTCAAAATCGCTGAGCGTCGCTTGGTTGAAGATGAGTGGCCCGAATACTATGACGGCAAAAACGGACGACTAGTGGGCAAGGAAGCCAGACGATACCAAACCTGGACGATCGCGGGTTATTTACTAGCCAAAGAGCTGATTCAGAAACCCAGCAACCTCTCCCTTATTTGCTTTGAGGACTTGGGGATCATCTAA
- a CDS encoding NAD(P) transhydrogenase subunit alpha, which yields MAAGLIAGLVVFVLASFIGVEVINKVPPTLHTPLMSGSNAISGIAVIGALLVAGPRDSNLSVILGLIAIVLATINVVGGFLVTDRMLQMFKKKEVKA from the coding sequence ATGGCAGCAGGATTAATTGCAGGACTCGTCGTTTTTGTCCTTGCCTCTTTTATCGGGGTGGAAGTGATCAACAAAGTGCCACCCACGCTCCACACACCACTGATGTCTGGCTCTAATGCCATCTCAGGCATTGCTGTGATTGGTGCCTTACTAGTGGCTGGCCCCAGAGACTCCAATCTCAGCGTCATTTTGGGCTTGATTGCCATCGTTCTCGCAACCATCAACGTCGTCGGGGGCTTTCTAGTCACAGACCGGATGCTGCAAATGTTTAAGAAAAAAGAGGTGAAGGCATGA
- a CDS encoding NAD(P)(+) transhydrogenase (Re/Si-specific) subunit beta has protein sequence MSIFGPTGIELSYLIASSLFIIGLKRLGSPATARQGNTIAAVGMLIAVVVTLLDRNVLNYEMILLGIAAGSVIGAIAAQRVAMTEMPQMVGLLNGLGGAASALVAVAEFWRLLGTAAAVPLEATITTILGVLIGGVTLTGSLVAFAKLQGIMPGAPITFQLQQPFNLSLLLIFLTGSAYLIVEPHNVPIFLGLVSISLLLGVLFVIPIGGADTPVVISLLNSYSGLAASAAGFILGNNMLIIAGALVGASGIILTQIMCKAMNRSITNVLFSAFGSGAAATATEGAQGDKVVHSIDPEEGAMMLGYARSVVIVPGYGMAVAQAQHSVRELADQLERLNVSVKYAIHPVAGRMPGHMNVLLAEANVPYPQLCDMEDINPDLDRTDVALVIGANDVVNPAARDNASSPIYGMPILEVDKALHTIVIKRGMSAGFAGVDNDLFYKDKTMMMFGGAKEVVDKLVSEVKQL, from the coding sequence ATGAGCATCTTTGGTCCTACTGGTATTGAACTAAGCTACTTAATTGCCTCTTCTCTATTCATTATTGGTCTGAAGCGTCTAGGGTCACCCGCTACAGCTCGGCAAGGCAACACGATCGCGGCGGTTGGGATGTTAATCGCTGTCGTTGTTACCTTGCTCGATCGCAATGTGCTCAACTACGAAATGATTTTGTTGGGCATTGCTGCTGGCTCTGTAATTGGGGCGATCGCAGCCCAAAGAGTCGCCATGACCGAAATGCCTCAGATGGTAGGTTTGCTCAACGGTTTGGGTGGTGCGGCCTCGGCTCTAGTCGCGGTGGCTGAGTTTTGGCGGCTACTGGGCACCGCCGCCGCAGTGCCCCTAGAAGCCACAATCACCACGATTTTAGGGGTGCTAATTGGCGGGGTGACGCTCACAGGCAGTTTGGTTGCTTTTGCCAAGTTGCAAGGTATTATGCCCGGTGCCCCAATTACTTTCCAGTTGCAACAGCCTTTTAACCTTTCTCTCTTGCTGATCTTTTTGACTGGCAGTGCCTACCTAATAGTTGAACCTCATAACGTTCCTATTTTTCTAGGATTAGTTAGCATTTCCTTACTTTTGGGTGTTCTATTCGTAATCCCAATTGGTGGAGCAGATACGCCAGTCGTGATTTCGCTTCTGAACTCTTACTCTGGCTTGGCGGCGAGTGCAGCAGGGTTCATCCTAGGCAACAATATGCTGATCATCGCGGGTGCCTTAGTCGGTGCTTCCGGAATCATCCTGACGCAGATCATGTGTAAGGCGATGAACCGATCGATCACCAATGTATTGTTCAGCGCTTTTGGCAGTGGTGCCGCTGCAACAGCAACCGAAGGGGCTCAGGGTGACAAGGTAGTTCACTCCATCGACCCAGAAGAAGGCGCGATGATGTTGGGCTATGCCCGCTCGGTGGTGATTGTGCCGGGATATGGCATGGCAGTCGCCCAAGCTCAACACTCGGTCCGAGAATTGGCTGACCAGCTGGAGAGACTGAATGTGAGCGTGAAATACGCCATCCATCCAGTAGCAGGTCGGATGCCTGGTCACATGAACGTATTGCTAGCAGAAGCGAATGTGCCTTACCCCCAGCTCTGCGACATGGAAGATATTAACCCAGACCTCGATCGCACAGATGTAGCACTGGTGATTGGGGCCAATGATGTGGTGAATCCAGCCGCACGGGACAATGCTAGCAGCCCAATCTATGGCATGCCGATTCTAGAAGTAGACAAGGCACTACACACCATCGTGATCAAGCGGGGCATGAGCGCAGGCTTCGCAGGAGTTGACAACGATTTGTTCTACAAGGACAAAACGATGATGATGTTTGGCGGTGCCAAAGAAGTGGTAGACAAGTTGGTTTCGGAAGTGAAGCAACTTTAG